A portion of the Nitrospinota bacterium genome contains these proteins:
- the rpsH gene encoding 30S ribosomal protein S8, with product MSMTDSVADMLTRIRNASIAKLDIVNIPPSKLKEKIANILRGEGYIKDYSVINDSKKGVLRIELIYHDKNKECILQGLKKISKPGRRVYVTSKEIPKVLNGLGIAILSTNKGVLTDKECRKLNAGGEVLCYIW from the coding sequence ATGTCTATGACAGATTCGGTGGCAGATATGTTAACAAGGATAAGAAATGCCTCTATTGCTAAGCTGGATATTGTGAATATTCCTCCTTCAAAATTAAAAGAAAAGATAGCCAATATCCTTAGAGGGGAAGGGTATATAAAGGATTATAGCGTTATAAATGATAGTAAAAAGGGTGTCTTGAGGATTGAATTAATCTATCATGATAAAAATAAAGAGTGTATTCTCCAAGGCTTAAAAAAAATTAGCAAGCCTGGAAGAAGAGTGTATGTGACGAGCAAAGAAATTCCTAAAGTTCTCAACGGACTGGGGATTGCAATTTTATCAACTAATAAGGGTGTACTAACTGATAAAGAGTGCAGAAAGCTCAACGCTGGCGGCGAAGTCCTTTGCTATATATGGTAA